In the genome of Thermodesulfobacteriota bacterium, the window AGGAGGCTCCCTGTCACGCTGAAAAAGAGGACAAGTCCCATCCCTAAAACGGCCATTTTGACCCAGGAGGGGATCCTGAACCGGACCTCCTCCCCCACCCACTGTTTCAAAGATTGGTAATAGATCGATTTCGGATCCTTCTTCAATGCGAGGAGGTAGTCGTCGAGGGTCTCCAAAAGATCGTCGTATCCCCTTTTGGGGGCGGCAAAAAAGAGGGTCGTGGGTTGAAAGATGACCGCGGTGTCCTCGAGCCCGAAGGACCTTGCGTACCGGTGGGCATGAAACCGGTGGGAGACAGCGGCATCGGCCTTTCCCTCTTTGACCTTCTGAAAGAGAGTCTTGTAATCGGGGAAGGTCATCAGGATGACGGAAAATCCGAAACTCTCTATGAGCCCTTTAAAGGCATCGTGTTGAATCGAGCCTTCAAGGACCGCCACCTTCCTCCCATCCAGATCGACGATGGACCTAATGCCGCTATCTTTTGGGGCATAGACCTGAAACCAGGAGGAAAGGACGGGAACCTTGTGGAAGGAATATAACTTCTCCCGCTCCGAAGAATAGGCCACATCGGGCATCAGATCGATCTCCCCCCTGGCCAGCCGGGCCAGCCCCTCTGCCCAGGTGCCCGGGACATACCTCACCTTCCACCCCTCACTCTTGGCAATGTGTTCGATGATATCGACGAAGATGCCCGCCGGTTTGCCGGTTCCTGAGAGGAAGACTTTGGGTGGGTTCTCATATATGCCGACCACAAGGGTCCGTCGGTCCCGTGCGTAACTGGTCGAGGGTGAGAGATAGAACAACATTAGAAAGAAAAAGACAAGGAGGGATAAAAATCGAATCTGGGATGAACGCCCCCCCGACTGACCCATCGTCGATGACCTATTCATTTCTCCAGGTTAGAAAAGCAAAGGAGAGGAATTCAAAAGCTCCCCGTCCCCACCCAGACGGAGGCCATTTCAACCCTTGGGAAGAGAATGACGTTGAAGAGCCCCCTCTTAGGGGACCTAAAAGGTATCCTCTCGGTTCTCCTTGTCTATCCCCTTTCCATTATACTCACGGCTTCGGGGATGTCAATTGAAAAAGGTGGTGCCCGATTCTCCGCGAAGGGCCTTGAGGAGGTTTTCGGGGGAGGTGATGATGGCCCTCTTTCCGCCACCTTCGAGGAACTGAATGATGGCCTCGATCTTCGGAAGCATCGAGCCGGGTTTGAAATGGCCCTCTTTCAAGTATTCTTTCACTTCGGAGAGGGTGGCCCTTCGAATGGGCTTTTGATTTTCCTTTCCGAAGTTAAGGTAGACGGCATCGACGGCCGTCGAGATGACGAAGGTCTCTGCGCCGAGGTTCCTTGCCAGGAGAGAAGAGCCAAAGTCCTTATCGATGACCGCCTCGACGCCGTGAAGGTCTCCCTGCTCGTCCCGGATGACCGGAATGCCTCCACCCCCTGCGGCGATGACCACGTAGCCGCTTTCGACGAGCAGTTTAATCACGTCCAGCTCGATGATCTCCTTCGGAAAAGGGGACGGGACGACGCGCCTGAACCCCCTTCCCGCATCCTCCATCACCTTCCATCCGGACTCCTGCTGGTGCTTGAGGGCCTCCTCCTCGCTCATGAAGGAGCCGATCGGTTTGGTCGGGTTTTTAAAGGAGGGGTCGTCTCGATCGACGACCGTCTTGGTGACGACCGCCACCACCTTCTTGTCGATGCCCATCCTCCTGAAGTCGTTCAAAAGGGCCATCTGGATCATGTAGCCGATGGCCCCCTGGGTATCGGCGCCGCAGATGTCGAGGGGGATGAGAGGAAGCTCGTGCCTTGCCAGTTCTCCCCGGCGGTAGATGAACCCCACCTGAGGCCCGTTTCCGTGGGTGAGGACCAGGTTCATGCCTTCGGCAATCAACTCCGCGATGTATTTGGTGGTCTCTTGGATCGCCTCGTATTGAGAGGAGAGGGCGATGTGGTCTTTATCCTTGATCAGGGAGTTTCCGCCGATGGCGAGAACGGCAAGGCCGGATTTCATGGCGGGATTATCACCTCTTCCCGAAGATCATGGCCAGGAGGGCCATCCTCACAAAGACGCCATTTCTCACCTGCCGGAAGTAGGCGGCTCCGGGATGGGCGTCCACCTCGGGATGGATCTCATCGACCCTGGGCAGGGGGTGGAGGATCGTGATCTTCTTCTTCAACCGATCGAGAAAGGCCCGGTCGATGACGAAGCTTCCCTTTACCTTCTCGTATTCGGAAAGCTCGGTGAACCTCTCCTTCTGGATGCGGGTCATATAGAGGAGATGGCTTGCCCTTGCCGCCTCGAAAAGATCTCCGGTTTCGACGATATCCACGCCCCTTCCCTTCAAATTCGAGGTGATCTCCTCGGGCATCCGGAGGGATTCAGGGGAGACGAAGTAGAGCTTCGCACCGAAGAGGGAGAGGACCTCCACCAGGGCGTGGACCGTCCTTCCGTATTTGAGATCTCCGACCAGCGATATCGTCAGATTTTTAAGGGTCCCGACTTCTTTCTTGATGGTGTAGACGTCGAGGAGGGCCTGAGTCGGGTGCTGGCCCGCGCCGTCCCCCGCGTTGATGATCGGGACGTCGGTCGCATCGGCCGCCTCCTTGGCCGAACCGAGACGGGGATGTCGAAGGACGATCACGTCCGCATACTGAGAGACGGTCCGGACCGTGTCGACGAGCGTCTCCCCTTTGGCCACCGAGGAGCTTTCGACCGAGCCCATGCCGATCACCCCGCCTCCGAGGCGCTGCATCGCCGTCTCGAAGGAGAGGCGGGTGCGGGTGCTCGGCTCGAAGAAGAGGGTCGCCAAAATCTTCCCCTTTAACAGCGGGATGGATCCTCTCTTTTTAAGCTCCTTCTCGAATTCCGAAGCCACTTTGAGAATCGCCTCGATCTCCTTCTTCGAAAATTGATTCCCGTGGAGGATATCCTTTCCCCGAAGAGTTGACATGGCGGCCTCCTTCATGAACCCATGGTCCGAAATATTGACAACGATCTCACAGCTTCACCCTCGTTATCCTCGTTTTCAGGAACCTGCCCTCTCCTGGCTTTCCTCTCATTTCTCCATCCTCGATGAGAATCCTTCCCCTCTGGATCACAACAACGGGCTTCCCCCTGCACCTTCGACCTTCGTAAAGGGTGTAGGGCGCCTGGGAGTGCTGATTCTCCTTCCGGATCGTATGAATGGCATTGGGGTCGAACACGACGAGATCGGCATCGGCTCCCTTCTGGATCACACCCTTTCGGGGATAGAGGCCGAAGATCTGGGCAGGGTTTTCAGAGAAGAGCCTTACGAGCTGTTGAAGCTTAAGCCTCTTCCGGTTCACTCCCTCGTCGTAGACGACCGTGAGCATCGTCTCGGTCTGGGGCGAGCCGTAAGGTGATTCGAAGAAGGGATCGTCGATCCTCTTCGCCTTGGGCGCATGGTCGCTTGCGATGGTATCGATGATCCCCTTCTTAATCGCCTCCCAGAGGGCGAGGCGATCCTTTTCGGTCCGCAAAGGGGGGCCGATCTTGGCAAGAGGCCCCAGCTTCTGGAGCGTCCGGTCCGTCAGGGTCAAATACTGGGGACACGTCTCCACGTAGACGCATTGACCCTCGGCCTTGGCCTGCCTGATAGGCGCAACCCCTCTCCCCGTGCTCAGATGGACGATGTAAAGAGGACAGCGGGTGACCGCGGCGATCGAGATGGCCCTGAAGATGGCCTCGGCCTCGAGGTAATCGGGCCTCGTCTTGAGAAAGACCTTCTTCTGATCCTCCCCCCTCGCAAGGGAACGATCCTCGAAATAGTCGGTCACCAGTCCGTTTTCAGCGTGGACCATGGCCAGGCCACCGCATTCAGCGATCACGTCCATGGCCTTGGCCAGATGGTAATCGTCGGTCATCCACTTCAGCTTGGCATAGGCCATGAACATCTTGAAGGAGGTCACCCCTAACTCGAAGGCCTTGGGGATCTCTTCGATCTGGGTGGCGGGGTCGAAGAGCGTCCCGTGGATGGCAAAGTCGAGATAGGACTTTTGAGCCCCCTCTTCCTGATACTGCCTGATCGTATCGATCAGTTTCATCCCGGGCTTGGCATAGGCGAAATGGATGAGGGTCGTCACGCCGCCGTGGGCCGCAGAAAAGGAGGCCCCTCCCATATCATCTTCGTAGACGGGATGGACGTGGACATCGATCACCCCGGGCAGCACATACTTTTCGGAGGCGTCGATGACCTTTCGGGCCTCCTCTCTCTTCAATCCGGGCTCGACCTTGACGATCTTTTCTCCAGTGATGGCCACATCGGCCTTCCGGAGGCCCATCCCTGTCACCACCGTCCCCTTCTGGATCAGAAGGTCGTATTGGTTTCCCATCTCCGTCACCTCCCTTCCCCTCTAAGGTCAGAGGCCGCTTTTATCGCCTGGACGATCTGGGTGTAACCCGTACAACGGCAGAGATTTCCCCTGAGATGGTGCCGGATCTCCTCCTCGCTCGGATGGGGATTCTGATCGAGGAGGTTCTTGGCCATCAGGATCATCCCGGGGGTGCAGAACCCACACTGGACCGCTCCGTGCTCCAAAAAGGTCTCCTGGATCGGATGGAGCCTTCCGTCCGATCCAGCAAGGCCTTCGATGGTGACGACCTCACCTCCATCGACCGCCACCGCAAGGGTCAGACAGGAAAGGATGGGCTCTCCGTCCAGGAGAACGGTGCAGGAACCGCACTCCCCGATCCCGCATCCATACTTGGCTCCGGTCAACCCCAATCGTTCCCGCAGGACATTCAACAGGAGTTCATGGGGAGCGACCAGAAGCTCCCTTTTGACGCCGTTGACGGTCAGGGTGATCTGTCTCTTCAAGGTGGACCTCCTCGCGGTCATCAAGAAGAGTTGGGCTTCCCTGGGGAGACTTACATCACCAAGGCCATGAGGGCCTTCTGGGTGTGCAACCGGTTCTCCGCCTGATCGAAGATGACGCTATGGGGAGAATCGGCGACCTCGTTGGTCACCTCCTCTCCCCGATGGGCCGGAAGGCAGTGCATGAAGATGTAATCTTCTTTGGCTCCCTTCACCAGGTCGGAGTTGACCTGATAAGGTTTGAGGATTTTCACCCTCTCTGCCTGCTCCTTCTCCTTGCCCATGCTCGCCCAGACATCGGTATAGACCACATCGGCTCCCCGGACCGCCTCGTGAGGATCCTGGGTCACGACCACGTCGGAGCCGTTCCTCCTGGCGACCCTCCTTCCCTCGGCCACGACCTCCGGATCGGGTTCGTACCCTTTGGGACAGGCGAGGACGATATTCATCCCCACCTTCGAACACCCTTCGATGAGGGAGTGGGCGACGTTGTTGCCATCTCCCACGTAGGCCAACCTCAACCCCTCGAACCTGCCTTTCTTCTCGTAAACGGTGAAGAGGTCGGCCAGGCCCTGACAGGGGTGGGAAAAATCGGAAAGCCCGTTGATCACCGGGACCGTGGCATAGCGGATGAGGTCGAGGATCGTCTGGTGGGCGAAGACCCTGGCCATGATCCCGTTGACATAGCGGGAAAGGGTCCTCGCGGTATCCCCGATCGTTTCTCCCCTCCCCAACTGCAAATCGTTTGCGCTCAAGTAGAGGGCATAACCTCCCAACTGCCACATCCCCACCTCGAAGGAGACCCGGGTCCGGGTGGAGGGCTTTTCGAAGATCATCGCAAGGGTCTTTCCCTTCAACAAGGGATGTTCTTGCCCCCGGAGAAGTTGAAGCTTCAACAACTCAGAGGTCTTGAGGATCTGCTCGAGCTCCTCCCGGGTCAGGTCATTGAGCGTGGCCAGCGATCGGCCCTTCATCTGCACAGCCATTGATTAATTCCTCCTTCACCTGCTTTTTTTAAATTCAATGGGTGACACGCTCTTTAATATCAGAACTGGACCCCTTTGTCAAAGAAGAATGAAAGCGTCTATTGACAGGGGGAGGGGCTTTTTCTATAATTCGAAAAATTTTAAGACTCGAGCAAGGAGGAAGGTTTATGAAATCGAAATCTTTGAGCTTCATCGTCTCGGGAGTCCTGGCGGTCCTTCTTCTATTCTCGGCCGACGCCATCGCCTCTTCCAAGGTCCTGAAGCTGGCCCATCTCAACCCCCAGGATCCCTTCGACAATCCCACCGCGCCGATTGCCGCCGTCTTCAAGAACATGGTGGAATCCAGGACGAACATGGGCCTTAAGGTGGAGATTTACGCCGCGGGCGTCCTCGGGAAAGAAAGGGAATCGATGGAACAGGTCCAGCAGGGGGTGATCCAGAGTTA includes:
- the arcC gene encoding carbamate kinase, with the translated sequence MKSGLAVLAIGGNSLIKDKDHIALSSQYEAIQETTKYIAELIAEGMNLVLTHGNGPQVGFIYRRGELARHELPLIPLDICGADTQGAIGYMIQMALLNDFRRMGIDKKVVAVVTKTVVDRDDPSFKNPTKPIGSFMSEEEALKHQQESGWKVMEDAGRGFRRVVPSPFPKEIIELDVIKLLVESGYVVIAAGGGGIPVIRDEQGDLHGVEAVIDKDFGSSLLARNLGAETFVISTAVDAVYLNFGKENQKPIRRATLSEVKEYLKEGHFKPGSMLPKIEAIIQFLEGGGKRAIITSPENLLKALRGESGTTFFN
- the pyrB gene encoding aspartate carbamoyltransferase, coding for MSTLRGKDILHGNQFSKKEIEAILKVASEFEKELKKRGSIPLLKGKILATLFFEPSTRTRLSFETAMQRLGGGVIGMGSVESSSVAKGETLVDTVRTVSQYADVIVLRHPRLGSAKEAADATDVPIINAGDGAGQHPTQALLDVYTIKKEVGTLKNLTISLVGDLKYGRTVHALVEVLSLFGAKLYFVSPESLRMPEEITSNLKGRGVDIVETGDLFEAARASHLLYMTRIQKERFTELSEYEKVKGSFVIDRAFLDRLKKKITILHPLPRVDEIHPEVDAHPGAAYFRQVRNGVFVRMALLAMIFGKR
- the hydA gene encoding dihydropyrimidinase, translating into MGNQYDLLIQKGTVVTGMGLRKADVAITGEKIVKVEPGLKREEARKVIDASEKYVLPGVIDVHVHPVYEDDMGGASFSAAHGGVTTLIHFAYAKPGMKLIDTIRQYQEEGAQKSYLDFAIHGTLFDPATQIEEIPKAFELGVTSFKMFMAYAKLKWMTDDYHLAKAMDVIAECGGLAMVHAENGLVTDYFEDRSLARGEDQKKVFLKTRPDYLEAEAIFRAISIAAVTRCPLYIVHLSTGRGVAPIRQAKAEGQCVYVETCPQYLTLTDRTLQKLGPLAKIGPPLRTEKDRLALWEAIKKGIIDTIASDHAPKAKRIDDPFFESPYGSPQTETMLTVVYDEGVNRKRLKLQQLVRLFSENPAQIFGLYPRKGVIQKGADADLVVFDPNAIHTIRKENQHSQAPYTLYEGRRCRGKPVVVIQRGRILIEDGEMRGKPGEGRFLKTRITRVKL
- a CDS encoding (2Fe-2S)-binding protein, producing MKRQITLTVNGVKRELLVAPHELLLNVLRERLGLTGAKYGCGIGECGSCTVLLDGEPILSCLTLAVAVDGGEVVTIEGLAGSDGRLHPIQETFLEHGAVQCGFCTPGMILMAKNLLDQNPHPSEEEIRHHLRGNLCRCTGYTQIVQAIKAASDLRGEGR
- the argF gene encoding ornithine carbamoyltransferase; translation: MAVQMKGRSLATLNDLTREELEQILKTSELLKLQLLRGQEHPLLKGKTLAMIFEKPSTRTRVSFEVGMWQLGGYALYLSANDLQLGRGETIGDTARTLSRYVNGIMARVFAHQTILDLIRYATVPVINGLSDFSHPCQGLADLFTVYEKKGRFEGLRLAYVGDGNNVAHSLIEGCSKVGMNIVLACPKGYEPDPEVVAEGRRVARRNGSDVVVTQDPHEAVRGADVVYTDVWASMGKEKEQAERVKILKPYQVNSDLVKGAKEDYIFMHCLPAHRGEEVTNEVADSPHSVIFDQAENRLHTQKALMALVM